The following are encoded in a window of Lactobacillus intestinalis genomic DNA:
- the hslV gene encoding HslVU peptidase proteolytic subunit, with protein MTTICSVKFNGKTAIAGDGQVTLGEKVIAKASAKKIRRIYHDRVVIGFAGGVADAVSLQEMLEGKLEAYSGDLRRAAVEMAQAWRKDPTLQKLNAMLIAFDEKDLLLISGNGEVLEPDENVVAIGSGGNFAQAAAIAMTRHASDMSAKDIAHEAVKIASGIDVFTDDQINTDEL; from the coding sequence ATGACAACAATTTGTTCAGTGAAATTCAATGGAAAAACTGCTATTGCAGGTGATGGTCAAGTAACTTTAGGTGAAAAAGTTATTGCTAAAGCTAGTGCTAAAAAGATCCGTCGAATTTATCATGATCGTGTGGTAATCGGATTTGCTGGTGGTGTAGCTGATGCAGTTAGTTTGCAAGAAATGCTTGAAGGAAAACTTGAAGCATATAGCGGTGATTTACGTAGAGCTGCTGTAGAAATGGCTCAAGCTTGGCGTAAGGACCCAACTCTTCAAAAGTTAAATGCAATGTTAATTGCTTTTGACGAAAAAGACTTACTTCTTATTTCAGGTAATGGAGAAGTACTTGAACCAGATGAAAATGTTGTTGCAATTGGTTCAGGTGGTAATTTTGCTCAAGCTGCAGCAATTGCAATGACTCGCCATGCTAGTGATATGTCTGCTAAAGATATTGCTCATGAAGCAGTTAAGATCGCATCCGGAATTGATGTATTTACTGATGATCAAATTAATACAGATGAACTTTAA